A single genomic interval of Flavihumibacter rivuli harbors:
- the odhB gene encoding 2-oxoglutarate dehydrogenase complex dihydrolipoyllysine-residue succinyltransferase gives MIDIKVPTVGESISEVTLVKWLKPNGSYVQRDEVIAELESEKATFELNAEQAGVLTTKAAEGDTLKIGDVVASIDETAAAPASSAPAAAAPSVTAAPAAAPVAEAKAVGKGVIEMKVPTVGESISEVTLVKWLKKEGDLVHRDEVLCELESEKATFELNAEEAGQLKQVAKEGDTLKIGDIVATIDTDVAVPVAGTAKPAETPAKAAQPAAAQAPVTTIPNDLKASPVAAAIIADKKVDPKSVTPSGYGGKILKTDVLDALNNPGRTPGKELFSRNDKREKMSNLRKTVSRRLVEAKNTTAMLTTFNEVDMSPIMAIRAKYKDKFKEVHGVNLGFMSFFTKACCYALQEWPAVNAYIDGDSIVYHDYCDISIAVSAPKGLVVPVIRNAESLGMADIEKKVVELATKARDNKLSMEEMQGGTFTITNGGVFGSLMSTPIINIPQSAILGMHKIQERPMAVNGQVVIKPMMYVALSYDHRIIDGRESVSFLVRVKELLENPELLLFGKDPVKTLLEV, from the coding sequence ATGATCGATATAAAAGTTCCGACAGTAGGGGAATCAATTAGTGAGGTTACCCTCGTAAAATGGCTAAAGCCGAATGGTTCCTATGTTCAGCGCGATGAAGTGATCGCTGAATTGGAAAGCGAAAAAGCAACCTTTGAATTGAATGCAGAACAGGCTGGTGTGCTTACCACCAAGGCCGCCGAGGGCGATACCCTTAAGATCGGTGATGTTGTTGCCAGTATTGATGAAACTGCAGCAGCGCCGGCATCTTCAGCTCCTGCCGCTGCCGCTCCTTCCGTTACCGCCGCTCCAGCTGCTGCCCCTGTGGCAGAGGCAAAGGCCGTTGGTAAGGGTGTGATCGAAATGAAGGTCCCCACTGTAGGCGAATCGATCAGTGAAGTAACCCTGGTTAAATGGCTGAAGAAAGAGGGCGACCTCGTTCATCGCGATGAAGTGCTTTGTGAACTGGAAAGCGAGAAAGCGACTTTTGAACTGAATGCGGAAGAAGCCGGTCAATTGAAGCAGGTGGCTAAGGAAGGGGATACCCTGAAAATTGGTGATATCGTTGCTACTATTGACACTGATGTTGCCGTTCCTGTTGCTGGTACAGCCAAGCCTGCTGAAACTCCGGCAAAAGCAGCCCAACCAGCCGCTGCCCAGGCTCCAGTTACTACAATTCCTAATGACCTGAAAGCTTCCCCTGTAGCTGCTGCAATAATTGCCGACAAGAAAGTGGATCCTAAATCGGTTACGCCTAGTGGTTATGGCGGAAAGATCCTGAAGACGGATGTGCTGGATGCCTTGAACAATCCCGGCCGTACGCCTGGTAAGGAATTGTTCAGCAGGAACGATAAGCGCGAGAAAATGAGCAACCTGCGGAAGACAGTTTCCCGCCGCCTGGTCGAAGCCAAGAATACCACTGCCATGCTGACCACTTTCAATGAAGTGGACATGTCGCCGATCATGGCTATCCGCGCCAAGTACAAGGATAAGTTCAAGGAAGTGCATGGTGTGAACCTTGGCTTCATGAGCTTCTTCACCAAGGCTTGTTGTTATGCCTTACAGGAATGGCCAGCCGTAAATGCCTACATTGATGGTGATTCTATCGTATACCACGATTATTGCGATATTTCCATAGCCGTATCTGCGCCCAAGGGCCTTGTAGTTCCGGTGATCCGTAATGCAGAAAGCCTGGGTATGGCGGATATCGAAAAGAAAGTTGTGGAACTCGCCACCAAGGCAAGGGATAATAAGCTTTCCATGGAAGAAATGCAGGGGGGTACTTTCACCATCACCAACGGTGGTGTATTCGGCTCCCTGATGAGTACTCCCATCATCAATATCCCTCAGTCTGCAATCCTCGGTATGCACAAGATCCAGGAACGCCCCATGGCAGTTAATGGCCAGGTGGTGATCAAGCCCATGATGTATGTGGCCCTCAGCTACGACCATCGTATCATTGACGGTCGCGAGTCAGTGAGCTTCCTGGTTAGGGTGAAGGAATTGCTGGAGAATCCTGAGTTGTTACTGTTCGGCAAGGATCCTGTAAAGACCCTGTTGGAAGTATAA
- a CDS encoding 2-oxoglutarate dehydrogenase E1 component, which translates to MKDFSYITNSSPAYIESLYQDFVKDPASVDPEFKKFFEGFDFAVANAVNGHAPAGAAVDASQLGREFSVYQLIQAYRKKGHLIAKTNPIRPRKDRKPNLDLKFFGLSEADLNTVFEAGKFIGKPGATLKQILDHLQQCYSTSVGVEYSSINDMEKIEWLANAVEKTLLETPSIDQKKRILEKLNQGVIFEKFLHTKYIGQKRFSLEGGESTIPALDAIINTAADLGVQEVVIGMAHRGRLNVLANILGKTYEQIFNEFEGNIPADTTMGSGDVKYHLGFRADHTTPNGKKVNLQLVPNPSHLETVDPVVVGFSRAKADVLYQSEYDNILPILIHGDASIAGQGVVYEVVQMSNLPGYYTGGTIHFVINNQIGFTTDFDDARSADYCTSVAAMIQAPVLHVNGDDPEAVVKAVQIATAYRQHFNSDFFIDLLCYRRHGHNEGDDPKFTQPSLYGLIEKHPNPREVYSKVLIERGDVDADLAREMEKKFWGDLQERLDEIKQNPIPYKIQKPEEAWEKLRKATAEDFDQSPETAIPAAELKRLFDGLMKWPSDFKPLKKVEKLLQDKVKLYETEGKIDWATGELLAYSSLLVNGSEVRMSGQDVKRGTFSHRHAVIYDEVTNKQYNRLNNFQENQGQFRIYNSLLSEYGVLGFEYGYSLASPNALVLWEAQFGDFVNGAQIMIDQFITAAEQKWQKQSGLVMLLPHGYEGQGPEHSSARLERFLQACAELNIVVANITTAANFFHALRRQLAWPFRKPMVNFSPKANLRLAESYSRIEEFTSGGFREVIEDSFVENPAEVKKVLFCSGKVYFDLAARQLKENKKDVAIIRVEQLYPLPQKQLDALYRKYSKATWFWVQEEPLNMGAASFLKMNLNSINFGVISRQPSAATATGYAKVHAQEQAEIVETAFSI; encoded by the coding sequence ATGAAGGATTTTTCGTACATCACCAATTCCTCCCCGGCATATATTGAGAGTCTGTATCAGGATTTTGTTAAAGACCCTGCCAGTGTAGACCCGGAGTTCAAAAAGTTTTTTGAAGGCTTTGATTTTGCTGTTGCCAATGCCGTGAATGGCCATGCCCCCGCGGGTGCGGCAGTAGATGCCAGCCAGCTGGGCAGGGAATTCAGCGTTTACCAGCTGATACAGGCCTACAGGAAGAAGGGCCACCTGATCGCAAAGACCAACCCGATCCGTCCCCGGAAAGACCGGAAGCCTAACCTGGACCTGAAATTCTTTGGCCTTTCAGAGGCGGACCTCAATACTGTATTTGAGGCAGGTAAGTTTATTGGGAAGCCAGGCGCCACCCTTAAGCAGATCCTTGACCACCTGCAACAATGCTATAGCACGTCGGTGGGGGTAGAATACAGTTCCATCAACGATATGGAAAAGATCGAGTGGCTGGCCAATGCGGTGGAAAAGACCCTGTTGGAGACCCCCTCCATTGACCAGAAGAAGAGGATCCTGGAGAAACTTAACCAGGGCGTGATCTTTGAAAAATTCCTGCATACCAAGTATATCGGGCAGAAAAGATTTTCCCTGGAAGGTGGTGAGTCTACCATTCCTGCCCTTGACGCCATCATCAATACTGCTGCCGACCTCGGTGTACAGGAAGTGGTAATTGGCATGGCTCACCGCGGTAGGTTGAATGTCCTGGCAAATATCCTGGGCAAGACCTACGAGCAAATTTTCAATGAGTTTGAAGGCAATATCCCCGCCGACACCACAATGGGTAGCGGTGACGTAAAATATCACCTGGGATTCCGGGCTGACCATACTACGCCAAATGGGAAGAAAGTAAACCTTCAGCTGGTGCCTAACCCCTCCCACCTTGAAACTGTAGACCCTGTGGTGGTAGGTTTTTCACGTGCCAAGGCAGATGTCCTGTATCAATCAGAGTATGATAATATCCTTCCCATCCTCATCCATGGCGATGCTTCTATCGCGGGCCAGGGTGTTGTGTATGAGGTAGTGCAGATGAGTAATCTGCCGGGTTACTATACCGGTGGAACCATCCATTTTGTGATCAATAACCAGATAGGCTTTACAACGGATTTTGATGACGCACGCAGTGCGGATTATTGTACTTCCGTTGCTGCCATGATCCAGGCTCCCGTGTTGCATGTCAATGGCGATGATCCTGAAGCAGTAGTAAAAGCTGTCCAGATCGCAACAGCCTATCGCCAGCACTTTAATTCAGATTTTTTCATTGACCTGCTTTGTTATCGCAGGCATGGCCATAATGAAGGCGATGATCCCAAGTTTACCCAACCCAGCTTATACGGGTTGATCGAGAAACATCCCAACCCACGCGAAGTATACAGCAAGGTATTGATCGAAAGGGGAGATGTGGATGCTGACCTGGCAAGGGAAATGGAGAAGAAGTTTTGGGGCGACCTCCAGGAACGCCTGGATGAGATCAAACAGAATCCCATTCCGTATAAGATCCAAAAGCCGGAAGAAGCATGGGAGAAGCTCAGGAAAGCAACTGCAGAAGATTTTGACCAATCACCTGAAACTGCCATTCCCGCAGCAGAACTAAAGCGACTCTTTGATGGCCTGATGAAATGGCCTTCCGACTTCAAGCCATTGAAGAAAGTGGAGAAGCTGTTGCAGGATAAAGTGAAGTTGTACGAAACAGAAGGCAAGATCGATTGGGCTACCGGTGAATTACTGGCCTATTCCAGTTTGCTGGTAAATGGTAGTGAGGTTAGGATGAGTGGCCAGGACGTAAAGCGGGGCACCTTCTCCCATCGTCATGCAGTAATCTATGACGAAGTAACCAATAAGCAATACAACAGGCTGAATAATTTCCAGGAGAACCAGGGACAGTTCAGGATCTATAACTCCCTGTTGAGCGAGTATGGCGTATTGGGTTTTGAATATGGTTATTCACTTGCTTCACCCAATGCCCTGGTATTGTGGGAAGCCCAGTTCGGTGATTTCGTGAACGGTGCCCAGATCATGATCGACCAGTTCATTACTGCCGCAGAACAGAAATGGCAAAAACAAAGTGGCCTGGTCATGTTGCTGCCCCATGGTTACGAAGGCCAGGGGCCTGAGCACAGCAGTGCCCGCCTCGAGCGATTCCTGCAGGCTTGTGCCGAGCTGAACATCGTTGTTGCCAATATTACCACTGCTGCAAACTTTTTCCATGCCTTGCGTCGCCAGTTGGCCTGGCCTTTCCGCAAGCCTATGGTAAACTTCTCCCCCAAGGCAAACCTGCGATTGGCTGAATCCTATTCGAGGATCGAAGAGTTTACTTCCGGAGGTTTCAGGGAAGTGATCGAGGATAGCTTTGTGGAAAATCCTGCTGAAGTGAAGAAGGTATTGTTCTGTAGTGGAAAGGTTTATTTTGACCTTGCTGCACGCCAGCTGAAGGAAAATAAAAAGGATGTAGCCATCATCAGGGTAGAGCAATTGTATCCTTTGCCCCAAAAACAACTGGATGCATTGTACCGCAAATACAGCAAGGCTACCTGGTTCTGGGTTCAGGAAGAACCGCTGAACATGGGTGCTGCATCATTCCTGAAGATGAACCTGAACAGTATTAATTTTGGCGTGATCAGTCGCCAGCCCAGTGCAGCCACCGCTACAGGTTATGCCAAGGTGCATGCACAGGAGCAGGCAGAGATCGTTGAAACAGCCTTTTCCATTTGA
- the rpsT gene encoding 30S ribosomal protein S20, with translation MANHKATKKDVRQAAKRRERNRYYGKTTRNAIRDLKAQKDKKAFDEAMPDTVAMIDKLAKRGIIHKNKANNLKSKLAKRANKMAVAQ, from the coding sequence ATGGCAAATCATAAGGCTACTAAAAAAGATGTGCGTCAGGCTGCTAAGCGCCGTGAGAGAAACCGTTATTATGGTAAAACAACCCGTAATGCCATCCGTGATCTGAAGGCTCAGAAGGACAAGAAGGCTTTTGACGAAGCCATGCCTGATACCGTAGCAATGATCGATAAACTGGCCAAGCGTGGTATTATCCACAAGAACAAGGCTAATAACCTGAAGAGCAAGCTTGCCAAGCGTGCCAATAAAATGGCTGTAGCTCAATAA
- a CDS encoding M14 family metallopeptidase has protein sequence MKHVLGLALSLTLFYHSQAQPLPTVFEKTGGRETATYQEVISYYQQLDKQSNRLKLTTMGMTDAGFPLHLALFSNDGSADPALWHRQNKVVILINNGIHPGEPDGIDASMMLLRDLVTGRKSIPNNVALAFIPVYNIGGCLNRSAYYRVDQDGPDAFGSRGNSQNLDLNRDFIKCDSREARSFTGIYHFTNPDVFIDNHVSNGADYQHIMTLIASQHNKLGGKMGEFMNKQFEPGLYSLMKARGYDLIPYVNAFGDTPESGWPEFLEGPRYSSGYASLWNSFAFVPETHMLKPYKQRVDATYQLMECFVQFASTNATTIKQLRKETIAENLRKTRFPIDWSLDKEQYTERTFKGFEAGKKPSGVSGLPRLYYDRSKPFEKKVKFYNTYKASLEVERPEAYIIPQGWWKVIDLLATNKVEMQQIRKDTIMALEVYRIADYKSIQRPFESHHLNTEVKVTKQTEQVRLRKGDWYIPMNQPANRFLVEVLEPQADDSYFAWNFFDGILGQKEGYSSYVFEDTAEEFLKQNPEVRKKLEERKATDSSFAKSAAMQLDFVYKHSPYYEPDHNKYPVYRLPSQH, from the coding sequence ATGAAGCATGTTCTGGGCCTTGCCCTGTCCCTGACCCTATTTTACCATTCCCAGGCCCAACCCCTGCCAACGGTCTTTGAAAAGACGGGAGGCCGCGAAACAGCTACCTACCAGGAGGTGATCAGCTATTACCAGCAACTGGACAAACAATCCAACCGCCTGAAGTTGACGACCATGGGGATGACCGACGCCGGTTTCCCCCTTCACCTGGCCCTCTTCAGCAATGATGGTAGCGCCGATCCGGCCTTGTGGCACCGGCAGAATAAGGTGGTCATCCTTATCAATAATGGTATCCACCCGGGTGAACCTGATGGTATTGACGCCAGTATGATGCTCCTCCGTGACCTGGTAACCGGAAGGAAATCCATTCCCAACAATGTGGCCCTTGCCTTTATCCCGGTCTATAATATCGGGGGCTGCCTGAACAGGAGCGCCTATTACCGGGTGGACCAGGACGGGCCGGATGCCTTTGGGTCGAGGGGAAACTCCCAAAACCTTGACCTGAACCGCGACTTCATCAAATGTGATTCCAGGGAAGCCAGGAGTTTTACTGGTATCTATCATTTTACCAACCCGGATGTATTTATCGACAACCATGTAAGTAATGGCGCCGATTACCAACATATCATGACCCTCATCGCCAGCCAGCACAATAAACTGGGTGGCAAGATGGGTGAATTCATGAACAAACAGTTCGAACCCGGTCTTTATAGCCTCATGAAAGCGAGAGGCTATGATCTCATCCCTTATGTCAATGCTTTTGGTGACACCCCCGAAAGTGGCTGGCCTGAATTCCTGGAGGGACCAAGGTATAGCAGCGGATATGCTTCCCTTTGGAACAGTTTTGCCTTCGTGCCAGAAACCCATATGCTTAAACCGTATAAGCAAAGGGTAGATGCAACCTATCAGCTCATGGAATGTTTCGTGCAGTTTGCGTCCACCAATGCAACAACCATTAAGCAGCTGCGGAAGGAAACCATAGCAGAGAACTTACGGAAAACAAGATTTCCTATAGACTGGTCCCTTGATAAAGAGCAGTACACAGAACGCACTTTCAAAGGCTTTGAGGCCGGAAAGAAACCCAGCGGTGTTTCCGGCTTGCCAAGGTTGTACTATGACCGTAGTAAACCCTTTGAAAAGAAGGTCAAATTCTACAATACCTATAAAGCTTCACTTGAAGTGGAAAGGCCTGAAGCCTATATCATCCCACAAGGATGGTGGAAGGTCATCGACCTGTTGGCCACCAATAAAGTGGAGATGCAGCAGATCAGGAAGGACACCATCATGGCCCTGGAAGTTTACCGTATAGCAGATTACAAATCCATTCAAAGGCCCTTTGAAAGCCATCACCTGAATACTGAGGTAAAAGTGACCAAACAAACCGAACAGGTCAGGTTAAGGAAAGGCGATTGGTATATTCCGATGAACCAGCCAGCCAACAGGTTCCTGGTGGAGGTACTTGAACCACAGGCCGACGACTCCTATTTTGCCTGGAATTTCTTTGACGGCATACTCGGCCAAAAGGAAGGATATAGCAGTTATGTTTTTGAAGACACCGCTGAGGAATTCCTCAAACAAAACCCTGAGGTAAGAAAAAAGCTGGAGGAGAGAAAGGCAACTGACAGCAGTTTTGCCAAAAGTGCAGCCATGCAACTCGATTTTGTATACAAGCACTCCCCCTATTATGAGCCAGACCACAACAAGTACCCCGTGTACCGGCTACCATCACAGCACTAA
- a CDS encoding toxin-antitoxin system YwqK family antitoxin yields the protein MGRMNKYQWTFLPALFLFVGLKTIAQNDLNQSTSLGKNGSGTALSTPLPTQLQDLPSAIPGKQQFSIAYRKNKAHGPWKSWYANSNLCDSGNFIMGIPDGEWKGWYPNGKTRFIRTYSADKLERIAQESRKHPKHIHTPLARMANTDPTYLEKATSMEGSFGSFLAREKAGNSPAKDLPLQAAEWNTTEGSKGYLPPFTTGLLHGQFINYYPNGAVKDSGYYKNGLREGHWEEWLESGQVKSAGSYLHGVKNGSWSFYSSKGKLLSVKTYNNKGEVTHQKFFE from the coding sequence ATGGGAAGGATGAATAAATATCAATGGACCTTTTTACCCGCCCTATTCCTATTCGTGGGATTAAAGACCATTGCGCAAAATGACCTTAACCAATCCACCAGTTTGGGCAAGAACGGCAGCGGTACTGCCCTGTCCACTCCCCTCCCGACCCAACTACAGGACCTTCCGTCAGCAATACCCGGTAAGCAGCAATTCTCCATTGCCTACAGGAAGAATAAAGCCCATGGTCCCTGGAAGAGCTGGTATGCTAATAGTAACTTATGCGATTCAGGTAATTTTATTATGGGTATCCCTGATGGGGAATGGAAGGGATGGTACCCCAATGGAAAAACAAGGTTCATCCGTACTTACAGTGCAGATAAGCTGGAACGTATAGCCCAGGAAAGCAGGAAACATCCCAAACATATCCACACCCCGCTAGCCAGGATGGCTAATACCGATCCGACCTACCTGGAGAAAGCTACCAGTATGGAAGGATCATTCGGAAGTTTTCTGGCTAGGGAAAAGGCAGGCAACAGCCCTGCAAAGGACCTGCCTCTACAAGCAGCTGAATGGAATACGACAGAGGGGAGCAAGGGCTACCTTCCACCTTTCACCACGGGTCTGCTTCATGGCCAGTTCATCAACTATTACCCTAATGGAGCAGTTAAGGATTCAGGCTATTATAAAAACGGCTTAAGGGAAGGGCACTGGGAAGAATGGCTGGAATCAGGACAGGTAAAGTCGGCAGGCAGTTACCTGCATGGTGTGAAAAACGGCTCCTGGTCCTTCTACAGTTCAAAAGGCAAGCTATTATCAGTAAAGACCTACAACAATAAAGGGGAAGTGACCCACCAGAAATTTTTTGAATAA
- a CDS encoding head GIN domain-containing protein, protein MKKVIGFLIIISMVFSSCYYGMGKKVKGNGNVTTKTITPGDFARVEQKGAFNITLKSGPSHQVLIEGEDNIISHIETNVMANKLVIKTEEGFRLKPTRDVKITVVSPHYDAVWTYGSGDMVSEGPIVDSTELEIGSKGSGNINLQVRVPAVKAETYGSGDVTISGETREVKMESAGSGNLKASDLKAESVAVEIRGSGDAYVFASKNLDVEVRGSGNVTYKGSPAIKSDFKGSGSLKQGN, encoded by the coding sequence ATGAAAAAAGTAATTGGCTTCCTGATCATCATCAGCATGGTCTTTTCTTCCTGTTATTACGGAATGGGAAAAAAGGTTAAGGGTAACGGTAATGTGACCACGAAAACGATCACTCCCGGTGATTTTGCCCGGGTAGAACAGAAGGGTGCATTTAATATTACCCTTAAATCCGGGCCTTCCCACCAGGTATTAATCGAAGGAGAAGATAACATTATCTCCCATATTGAAACCAATGTAATGGCCAATAAGCTGGTGATCAAAACTGAAGAGGGATTCCGGTTGAAGCCTACCCGCGATGTAAAGATCACCGTAGTGTCGCCTCATTACGATGCGGTGTGGACCTACGGCTCCGGTGATATGGTAAGTGAAGGACCCATCGTTGATAGCACGGAATTGGAGATCGGTTCCAAAGGTAGTGGCAATATTAACCTGCAGGTAAGGGTGCCAGCTGTGAAGGCTGAAACCTATGGCAGTGGCGATGTTACCATCAGCGGTGAAACCAGGGAAGTGAAAATGGAAAGTGCTGGTAGCGGAAACCTGAAAGCATCAGACCTTAAGGCTGAGTCAGTAGCTGTGGAGATCAGGGGTAGTGGTGATGCATATGTATTTGCGAGCAAGAACCTTGATGTGGAAGTAAGGGGTAGCGGTAATGTGACCTACAAAGGTTCTCCTGCGATCAAAAGTGATTTCAAAGGCAGCGGTTCCCTTAAGCAGGGAAATTAA
- the guaA gene encoding glutamine-hydrolyzing GMP synthase, with protein MTEKILILDFGSQYTQLIARAVREANVYCEIIPYHKPFEFEPGLKGIILSGSPFSVNDPNAPVVDIAAFTKRVPVLGVCYGAQLTAKQYGGRVEKSSKREYGRAILQVKQDNLLFKGMSQTSQVWMSHGDTILEMPSGFELLAETESIPVAAFRQVSETEVLYCVQFHPEVYHSIEGKKLLTNFLVEICGCSQDWTPAHFITDTVEALKKQIGNRKVIMALSGGVDSTVAATLIHKAIGDNLTGIFVDNGVLRKGEFEQVLKTYNDNLHLNVRGIDARELFYSELKGKTDPEAKRKVIGKLFIDVFQEEAKKVEGIEMLGQGTIYPDVIESVSVHGPSVTIKSHHNVGGLPEQMHLELVEPLRFLFKDEVRRVGRELGIPAELLDRHPFPGPGLAIRILGEITEEKVKLLQDADHRYIQGLKEHNLYNTVWQAGAILLPVKSVGVMGDERTYEYTVALRAVTSVDGMTADWAHLPYDFLAYISNDIINNVRGINRVVYDISSKPPATIEWE; from the coding sequence ATGACAGAAAAAATCCTCATTTTAGACTTCGGCTCTCAATATACTCAATTGATTGCCAGGGCTGTACGCGAAGCCAATGTATATTGCGAGATCATCCCTTACCACAAACCATTTGAGTTTGAGCCAGGATTAAAGGGCATCATTTTGTCCGGTTCCCCATTTTCTGTGAATGACCCCAATGCACCTGTGGTGGATATTGCAGCGTTCACCAAAAGGGTCCCTGTCCTCGGGGTTTGTTACGGCGCCCAACTCACTGCCAAACAATATGGCGGAAGGGTTGAAAAGAGCTCCAAGCGTGAATATGGAAGGGCTATCCTGCAGGTGAAACAGGATAACCTGCTGTTCAAAGGCATGTCCCAAACCTCCCAGGTATGGATGAGTCATGGTGACACCATCCTGGAAATGCCCTCCGGATTTGAATTGCTTGCTGAAACCGAAAGCATCCCGGTAGCGGCTTTCAGGCAGGTTAGTGAAACAGAGGTATTGTATTGCGTTCAATTTCACCCGGAGGTATACCACTCCATTGAAGGAAAAAAATTGCTGACCAATTTCCTGGTAGAGATCTGTGGCTGTTCCCAGGACTGGACCCCAGCCCATTTCATCACTGATACGGTAGAGGCCCTGAAAAAGCAGATCGGTAACCGCAAAGTGATTATGGCACTGAGTGGAGGGGTTGACAGCACCGTTGCAGCTACCCTTATCCATAAGGCGATCGGGGATAACCTCACCGGTATATTCGTGGACAATGGCGTATTGCGTAAAGGCGAATTCGAGCAGGTGCTGAAAACCTATAATGATAACCTTCACCTCAATGTAAGGGGGATCGACGCCAGGGAGTTATTCTATTCTGAACTGAAGGGTAAAACAGACCCGGAAGCCAAACGTAAAGTGATCGGTAAGCTTTTTATTGATGTTTTCCAGGAAGAGGCGAAGAAAGTGGAAGGCATTGAAATGCTTGGCCAGGGCACCATCTACCCCGACGTGATCGAAAGCGTTTCGGTACATGGACCATCTGTTACCATCAAGTCGCACCATAACGTAGGGGGCTTGCCCGAACAAATGCACCTGGAATTGGTAGAACCCCTCAGGTTCCTTTTCAAAGATGAAGTAAGGAGGGTAGGCCGTGAATTGGGTATCCCGGCGGAATTGCTGGATCGCCATCCATTCCCCGGACCGGGTCTTGCCATCAGGATCCTCGGCGAGATTACAGAAGAAAAGGTTAAACTCCTGCAGGATGCCGACCACCGCTATATCCAGGGATTGAAAGAACACAACCTCTACAATACCGTTTGGCAGGCCGGTGCCATCCTGTTACCCGTAAAGAGTGTAGGCGTAATGGGTGATGAAAGGACCTACGAATATACGGTAGCTTTAAGGGCAGTAACCTCAGTGGATGGCATGACAGCTGACTGGGCACACCTGCCTTATGATTTTCTGGCATACATTTCGAATGATATCATCAACAATGTACGCGGCATCAACCGTGTAGTATATGATATCAGCAGTAAGCCACCGGCTACTATCGAATGGGAATAA
- a CDS encoding amino acid ABC transporter substrate-binding protein, whose translation MRSHLKKKPLFILSLLLILFIQGSKAQDTPLKKPSIAVIAPLYLDSAFDQTGNYRYGKQFPKFLSTGLEFYEGIQLAADSLKKENVLLDIHIIDSRTGNINQIIQKPEVRNADLIIAHVSGAEIRPLATLANKEQVPFINVNLPNDGGVTNNPYMVILNSTLGTHCEGIYKFLQRNYATSPIVVFRKAGAQEDRLKGYLNEVETATMGIKLKFRYVTLPSTFTADQLVPYLDSTKITMCIAGSLDETFALNLCQQLASLNTTYPVHVMGMPTWDNIRDFNLKEYKGLEIYYSTPFNPTRTDHVSESINTYFKEKLYSRPSDMVFRGFETLYRFGKQLREHGSNLNSSFGQKQYKVFTDFDIQPVLLDKQKQQLDYFENKKLYFIKKVNGAIVTVF comes from the coding sequence ATGAGGAGCCACCTTAAGAAAAAACCTCTCTTTATCCTTAGCCTCCTGCTTATCCTTTTCATACAAGGATCAAAAGCACAGGATACCCCTTTGAAAAAACCCAGCATAGCTGTCATCGCTCCCCTTTATCTTGACTCAGCATTTGACCAAACTGGTAATTACCGCTATGGTAAACAGTTTCCCAAGTTCCTGAGCACCGGGCTTGAATTCTATGAAGGCATCCAATTGGCTGCAGATTCCCTGAAAAAGGAAAATGTACTGCTGGATATCCATATCATTGATTCCCGGACAGGCAATATCAACCAGATAATACAAAAGCCTGAAGTGAGGAACGCAGACCTCATCATTGCCCATGTGAGTGGCGCCGAGATCAGGCCACTGGCTACATTGGCCAACAAAGAACAAGTTCCCTTTATCAATGTGAACCTTCCCAATGATGGAGGGGTTACCAACAACCCCTATATGGTGATCCTGAATTCCACCCTGGGCACCCATTGTGAGGGGATATACAAATTCCTCCAACGCAATTATGCCACCTCTCCTATTGTTGTTTTCAGGAAAGCGGGAGCACAGGAGGACAGGCTGAAAGGCTACCTTAATGAAGTGGAAACTGCTACTATGGGAATCAAGCTCAAGTTCAGGTATGTTACCCTTCCTTCAACCTTCACTGCCGACCAATTGGTTCCATACCTGGATAGTACAAAGATCACCATGTGCATTGCCGGCAGTCTTGATGAGACTTTTGCGCTCAACCTTTGCCAGCAACTAGCCAGTTTGAACACCACCTATCCCGTTCACGTAATGGGTATGCCCACATGGGACAATATCAGGGATTTCAACCTAAAGGAATACAAGGGACTGGAAATATATTACTCCACACCTTTCAATCCAACCAGGACGGACCATGTCAGCGAAAGCATTAATACCTATTTTAAGGAGAAGCTCTATTCCAGACCGAGTGATATGGTGTTCCGGGGCTTCGAAACACTCTATCGTTTTGGCAAACAACTCAGGGAACATGGTTCGAATCTGAATTCGAGCTTTGGCCAGAAGCAATACAAGGTATTTACAGACTTTGACATCCAACCCGTTCTCCTTGACAAACAAAAACAACAGTTGGATTATTTTGAGAACAAGAAACTCTACTTTATCAAGAAGGTTAATGGCGCGATTGTCACCGTATTCTGA
- a CDS encoding DUF2256 domain-containing protein encodes MVTHKKQHLPQKTCLVCGRPFSWRKKWAKVWEEVKYCSERCRRQKNPAAAGTH; translated from the coding sequence ATGGTTACACATAAAAAACAGCACCTGCCCCAAAAGACCTGCCTGGTATGCGGCAGGCCATTCAGCTGGCGAAAAAAATGGGCGAAGGTTTGGGAGGAAGTAAAATACTGCAGCGAAAGGTGCAGGAGACAGAAAAACCCTGCGGCTGCAGGGACACATTAA